A region of the Corynebacterium falsenii genome:
GACGAGGAGGGCGCAGGCGGCGAGGACCATGAGGATGAACATGGCGAGGATCAGGGCGAGAACATCGGCCATGGTGGTTTTGCACGCGGGGCGCGATGGCTGCTGTGTAGTGATGTCCTTCTCGGCCTTTGCCAGGAGGCGGGCCTCGTAATTCCGGTACGCGGGGTGGTTGGTGGGGATGACCCTCTTTGCTGGTGGGAGTGGGAGCACCCGCTTCATCGGCGGGGTGTCATCGTGGCGGCTCATGCTGCCTCCTTGATTCCGAAAAGTTGGTTGATGTGATGGCGCGGGAAGACGGTCCGGTTCCCGGCGCGGATGGGCTTGAGCTCTGGGCAGCGGCCTTGGCGGGCTTGCTCGTAGAGAGTGGATTTGGAGATGCCTGTGATCGCGGAGACTTCCGCGACGGTGTAGGCGTGTAGTGTTGTCATGTGAGTACCTTCTTTGTTGGTGGGTGCTGGACTCGCCTCCGCTTTGGCTGCAACCTGAGCGGGGGCTTTTTGGTGGGGCGTGTGCGGGTGGGTGGTAGCAGGAGGGTCGCGGCAGCTTGGCGAAGCGGAGTACAAGCCGCTCATGGTGCGTCGCTTTGGGCTGATCGACATCCCCTTCGGAGAGTGGAAGGCACGTACCCTTGACCGCGTCTCCTGCTATCCCCTAGGGGCACATCGCGCCCCTGTGCCGCGCCCAGGACTCGCACCTGGGTGGGGTGGCTTCTTCGCGGCTAGTATTTGTATTCGCGCCAGCCGTTTCCTCACGCCGTGGGCGATCCCGGCGTGGTGTGGCCACGGGTTCCCTGTGGGTCTTGGCAATCTAAGCTCCATGCTCACCAAGGGGTTCCCGCGCCGTATCTCTCTGGCGCTGTTCACTATCGAGTTTTCAATCAACACGGGCCATGAATGGCCCTGTGCCCTAGCCGGGAATCGAATCCGGCCCATGCTCCAAGTAGGGCTAATTACGTCACAGTGACGAATATTTCAGATACAGCTCCTCCAGGCTTCCCCTCCCAGAGGAACTGGCTAGCTAAGCGATCTCGTCTATCTGGAATCGCCCG
Encoded here:
- a CDS encoding helix-turn-helix transcriptional regulator, whose translation is MTTLHAYTVAEVSAITGISKSTLYEQARQGRCPELKPIRAGNRTVFPRHHINQLFGIKEAA